One region of Epilithonimonas zeae genomic DNA includes:
- a CDS encoding patatin-like phospholipase family protein: MIKKFFYLIPFLAYLICYSQVKENLVIPKNPKIGLSLSGGGAKGFTHVGVLKVLDSLGVKIDYISGTSMGAIVGGLYASGYTGKDIEKIVMDTDFYSLITDPKTRQETSFFNKSVDKYLFTVPLKNGKITFPSSISTGQRNVYLLKELLRNVSNIDDFSKLPIPFMCIGTNIESGQMKIFENGDLVSSIMASSAFPSLLDPVKVGDSIYVDGAMTVNFPSKPLKDKGIDIVIGVDLNQPLAKRENLNSIISILNQIIDINIKKETLNQYKYTDINIKPDLTGMTATSYDDKRKILDSGYVEAQKYVDILDKLPKRNFDRIRSSINPIYSSVYKIDSLVVENGRIYKSNYIRGKMGLKLPSMQTYGSVNKMIDKLYATNNYKFINYDIVQENNSSYLKLYVTEDESRHFLKFGLHYDEVFKTGLLLNYSAKRLLFRNSNLSLDVVIGDNPRYYFNYFIDNGYIPGFGLYSSGMTFDLKNFDNNTTETWDWFRNEVFIQSVWKDKFAIGGGLSHDYFESERNGANKIVEKYLNPYVFLKSDTQNDRDFPTRGFYLNAEGKIIDLFNSDLEKKPINIKADIKMNFYISKMFTYRLNLYGGITIGDNLPSFYQYRVGGIFEQPIANYKQFAGYQFASLVDNNIFIASNDFQLRFSKNYFLIGNFSLANMFSSIKFEDAVKLNYSSIGLTAGYKSPFGQIKVNFSKSLNKHKGVFSVILGHWF, from the coding sequence ATGATCAAGAAGTTCTTTTATCTGATTCCATTTTTAGCTTATCTGATATGTTATTCTCAGGTAAAAGAAAATCTTGTCATCCCGAAAAATCCTAAGATTGGATTGTCTCTTTCCGGAGGTGGTGCAAAAGGTTTCACACACGTTGGAGTTTTGAAAGTTTTGGATTCTCTTGGTGTTAAAATAGACTATATTTCCGGAACCAGTATGGGTGCAATTGTCGGTGGACTTTATGCATCAGGTTATACAGGAAAAGACATCGAAAAAATCGTAATGGATACCGATTTCTACTCATTAATAACCGACCCAAAAACCCGACAGGAAACCAGTTTTTTCAATAAAAGTGTAGACAAATATCTGTTTACTGTTCCTCTGAAAAACGGAAAAATTACATTTCCCTCTTCTATTAGTACCGGTCAGAGAAATGTATATCTGCTGAAAGAACTTCTTAGAAACGTTTCAAATATTGATGATTTCTCCAAGCTTCCAATTCCTTTTATGTGTATCGGAACCAATATAGAAAGTGGTCAGATGAAGATTTTTGAGAACGGGGATTTGGTTTCGTCTATTATGGCAAGTTCAGCCTTTCCTTCACTTTTAGATCCTGTAAAAGTTGGTGATAGTATTTATGTTGACGGTGCGATGACGGTTAATTTCCCTTCAAAGCCATTGAAAGATAAAGGAATCGATATTGTTATTGGTGTTGACCTCAATCAGCCTTTGGCAAAACGTGAGAATCTGAATAGCATTATTTCTATTCTTAATCAAATCATTGATATCAACATCAAAAAAGAAACGCTTAACCAGTATAAATACACGGATATCAACATAAAACCAGACCTTACCGGAATGACTGCTACAAGTTATGACGATAAAAGAAAAATCCTGGACAGTGGTTATGTTGAAGCCCAAAAATATGTTGATATTCTGGACAAATTACCAAAACGGAATTTTGACAGAATAAGATCATCAATCAATCCAATTTATTCCAGCGTTTACAAAATAGACAGTCTTGTGGTTGAAAATGGAAGGATCTATAAATCCAACTATATTCGAGGAAAAATGGGGCTTAAATTGCCTTCTATGCAGACTTATGGAAGCGTGAATAAAATGATTGATAAATTGTACGCGACCAACAATTATAAGTTCATCAATTACGATATCGTTCAGGAAAATAACAGCAGTTATCTCAAGTTATACGTAACTGAGGATGAATCTCGTCATTTTTTGAAATTCGGTCTCCATTACGACGAAGTTTTCAAGACCGGATTGTTGCTCAATTATTCAGCAAAACGATTGTTATTTAGAAACTCCAATTTGTCTTTAGATGTAGTAATTGGTGATAATCCGAGATATTATTTCAATTATTTTATAGATAACGGATATATTCCGGGTTTTGGTTTATATTCATCAGGAATGACATTCGATCTGAAAAATTTTGATAATAATACAACCGAAACTTGGGATTGGTTCAGAAACGAAGTGTTTATTCAGTCTGTTTGGAAAGACAAGTTTGCAATTGGAGGAGGTTTGAGCCACGACTATTTTGAAAGTGAACGAAACGGTGCCAATAAAATTGTAGAAAAATACCTCAATCCGTATGTCTTCTTAAAAAGCGACACCCAAAACGACCGCGACTTTCCGACAAGAGGTTTCTATCTTAACGCGGAAGGAAAAATCATAGATCTTTTTAATTCAGATTTAGAGAAGAAACCAATCAATATAAAAGCAGATATCAAGATGAATTTTTACATTTCAAAAATGTTCACTTATCGTCTGAATCTGTATGGCGGAATCACGATTGGTGATAATCTGCCTTCTTTTTATCAATATAGAGTTGGAGGAATTTTTGAACAACCTATAGCCAATTATAAACAATTTGCAGGATACCAGTTTGCTTCATTAGTTGATAATAATATTTTTATTGCTTCTAATGATTTTCAGCTTAGATTCAGTAAAAATTATTTCTTAATTGGAAATTTCAGTCTTGCAAATATGTTCAGCTCTATCAAATTTGAAGATGCAGTTAAACTTAATTACAGTTCAATTGGTCTTACCGCAGGTTACAAATCTCCTTTCGGTCAGATAAAAGTCAACTTCAGCAAATCTCTTAACAAACATAAAGGCGTTTTCAGTGTCATCTTAGGACATTGGTTTTAA
- the ybeY gene encoding rRNA maturation RNase YbeY produces MINYFFEEIDKVEIHSKTSEWLENLIQAENKKLGEINYIFCDDEYLLKVNQDYLDHDYYTDIITFDYVKGKTISGDIFVSLPRILDNASTLSQNFESEFSRVLAHGILHLCGYKDKTEEEQTQMRAKEDFYINQFKNF; encoded by the coding sequence ATGATAAACTATTTTTTTGAAGAAATTGATAAAGTAGAAATCCATTCAAAAACATCAGAATGGCTGGAAAACTTGATTCAGGCAGAGAACAAGAAGCTCGGCGAAATCAATTATATCTTTTGCGATGACGAATATCTTCTCAAGGTCAATCAGGATTATCTCGACCACGATTATTACACAGACATCATCACATTTGACTATGTGAAGGGAAAAACCATTTCGGGAGATATTTTCGTATCTTTGCCGCGCATTTTGGACAACGCTTCTACTCTATCCCAAAACTTTGAATCAGAATTCAGTCGCGTTTTGGCTCACGGGATTCTTCATCTTTGCGGATACAAGGATAAAACCGAGGAAGAACAAACCCAAATGCGAGCAAAAGAAGATTTTTATATCAATCAATTTAAAAATTTTTAG